In Fusarium poae strain DAOMC 252244 chromosome Unknown contig_2, whole genome shotgun sequence, a single genomic region encodes these proteins:
- a CDS encoding uncharacterized protein (SECRETED:SignalP(1-19)), with protein MFPRFILLSVAAFSTLGLSVPVVERQQPVLPTEDSFYKVPDNINDYPPGTIIDFRKPPSPIAAFGVSPVNLKDTWQISYRTNDNFGKALSTVLTVLVPYKADFTKVLSYQVAEDAAYVGCAPSYALQFASATGGPLGTIVTQAELLLMEAALEQGWVVVAPDHEGPDAAYLANKLAGYATLDGIRAAINSANFTGISKNPTVAMWGYSGGSIASAAAAELQQSYAPELRIAGAALGGTVPNITSAIKSINEGPLAGIIPPGMIGLSKQYPLLKLGLDAAVKPEYKAKFDAVGKQCFVADILSFLGQDVVGMLKDPAILTQEPAKSILDENALGKHSPSIPLFIYKSIQDEVSPIKDTDDLVKLYCSGGTKVQYDRDLLSEHGSLAIIGVGKALAWLKDTMNGRKGPSQCKTSNVGSSLLDLRGSVTLSAALIEALIDLVGKPVGPIIG; from the coding sequence ATGTTTCCTCGTTTCATCCTGCTGTCGGTGGCGGCATTCTCCACTCTAGGTCTGTCTGTCCCTGTCGTGgagcgacagcagcctgtacTCCCCACGGAAGATTCCTTCTACAAGGTCCCTGATAATATCAATGACTACCCCCCTGGTACTATTATCGACTTTCGCAAACCACCCTCGCCCATTGCTGCATTTGGTGTGTCTCCTGTCAACTTGAAAGACACTTGGCAGATCTCCTACAGAACCAATGACAACTTTGGCAAGGCTCTCTCTACTGTCCTTACCGTCTTGGTCCCGTACAAGGCCGACTTTACAAAGGTCCTTTCATACCAGGTTGCCGAAGATGCGGCTTATGTCGGCTGTGCTCCATCCTATGCCCTTCAATTCGCCTCTGCCACTGGTGGACCCCTTGGAACCATTGTCACCCAAGCAGAGCTTTTGCTGATGGAAGCAGCTCTCGAGCAGGGATGGGTCGTTGTTGCTCCAGACCATGAAGGTCCTGACGCGGCTTATCTGGCAAACAAGCTTGCTGGATATGCCACCCTTGACGGAATCAGAGCTGCCATAAACTCTGCCAACTTCACTGGCATCTCCAAGAACCCCACCGTCGCAATGTGGGGATATTCTGGTGGCAGTATCGCGTCAGCTGCAGCAGCAGAGCTTCAGCAGTCCTACGCCCCAGAGCTTCGCATTGCTGGTGCTGCACTTGGTGGTACTGTGCCCAACATCACATCTGCCATCAAGAGTATTAACGAGGGACCTTTGGCTGGTATTATCCCTCCTGGCATGATCGGACTCTCTAAGCAATACCCGCTCCTCAAATTGGGACTTGATGCTGCTGTTAAGCCAGAGTACAAGGCTAAGTTCGACGCTGTTGGAAAGCAATGCTTTGTGGCCGATATTCTTTCGTTCTTGGGACAGGACGTAGTTGGAATGCTCAAAGATCCTGCCATCTTGACACAAGAACCCGCCAAGAGCATTTTAGACGAGAATGCTCTCGGTAAACACAGCCCCAGCATCCCTCTGTTCATTTACAAGTCCATACAGGATGAAGTCAGCCCCATCAAGGATACTGACGATCTTGTCAAGCTCTACTGCTCGGGCGGTACCAAGGTTCAATACGATAGAGACTTGCTCTCAGAGCACGGTTCGCTCGCCATCATTGGAGTTGGAAAGGCTCTGGCGTGGTTAAAAGATACCATGAATGGCAGGAAAGGGCCAAGCCAGTGCAAGACCAGTAACGTGGGGTCTTCACTCCTGGACCTTAGGGGTTCAGTCACACTCTCAGCTGCTTTGATTGAGGCCCTCATTGATCTGGTGGGAAAGCCAGTTGGTCCTATCATTGGCTAG
- the FpPKS2 gene encoding polyketide synthase FpPKS2, whose protein sequence is MVTASDIAIVGYSFKLPQDTNDDASFWEVLQGRRNLMTDWPEGRVKTESFASNKHQKWNGKGGHFINDDVAAFDAPFFSVTAKEAASMDPMQRWTLETTYRAFEKAGIPAESLKGSRTAVFSASMLEDYSRMGAMDPDYLERTAVTGSTVSCVIPNRVSWYFDLRGPSIHINTACSSSLSAVDMACKVLDSGDATCAVVTGANLLLDPSIFQVLSNQGFLSPDGVCYSFDQRANGYARGEGIIALILKPVHTAIEDGDTIRAVIRSIGSNQDGKTPTLTQPSSQAQEELIRHVYEQANLDISMTRYVEAHGTGTPVGDPIEMKAIGRCFQESRSSSEPLFVGSVKANIGHLEGASALASLVKCTLILEKGIIPPNALFEKINPALNAGFYKAEIPKGSIEWPGTGIRRISINSFGFGGSNSHIVLDDAFHYMQDRGLKGIHNTNPLPGSMPNGRPVTSKDHTAHTKGTDGTKSSKYRPRLLVWNAADEQASKRTIEAHQKFFEERISGHPELLDRLAYTLGARRSKMLWRAFSVIDNGPTNQILALSKPIRSSDDLGMAFVFTGQGAQYINMGLGLEQYPIYNETLTKINDIYTSFGCAWNLFEELGCGENIDKPEYSQPLSTAIQIALYELLVSFGITPKVVVGHSSGEIAAAYASGGLSLTSACKASYFRGLLAGKLREAKVSSPGAMLSINLAAHEVPEFLAKTGNTSVNVACINSPLSSTLSGLEEAIDAIKAQADLDGIFAQKLRTGVAYHSPSMKAIADEYLAALGDLNPEKKDEVEIPMISSVTGKLISHETSSTGQYWVDNMLSPVLFAQALQAMTSKESAKKLGLGNITNLVEIGPHPALRRPVKDTLSSLGNPKKEVRYAYPLHRSHLATQTTLELVGQLFCQGYDISIPAVNQQSAKGKFLVDCPEYPFDQAQRYWTESRLSRDFRLRGSVKGAMLGVRASDWNPLEPRWRNFWSIESSPWIRDHKISDTVLFPASGMLIMAMEATQQMVPSGQPVAGYLIHRAEFISPIIVPEAWEDRVETQVRLRTLKTQQNVKFDVTIFTYSRGEWIECFRANTQIDYKESSETNERRFTHEYLRDQYHRTAKSCSLPVDSRVLYHGAEDIGLQYGDWFQLLRNIHWDGVTSAVALVDLPRLKYDTTSLVHPAILDQAFHVLRASAGQQPAANVPVRLEDAWFSADGWQKSRTNSVRWSSKSALTVYGYGEQGSITALAEDGTILCSIENAVTAAVSRETTEKERKLVHSVEWKPQLDQLSPKQLTQVLNANAPSKDDSAVLANHSKLCRALELVAARTLKRIDKAKVPEDLLRHVEWMEHHVSKLSRKQQLEADTIIDDDVEARLMEVDSVLPAWKLYTTCARKLPEILAGELDPLQVVFESDQADIFYSHLFQNLCADGRLNYLLDLTSHQNPALRVLEVGAGTGGMTGHVISALQEREKRTGGLSFSEYTYTDISPAFFETASQRWPDLHSQGRISFKTLDLARSIESQGFEPQSYDLVIAASVLHATPYLEATTRNVQKALKPGGRLILLEVINPDDIATNFMAGLVPGWWVAREEWRPHSAAIPENLWDKCLRDNGFSGNDVVIRDYPDDECHIMSVIVTTAVTEPTEAVEQATKKGRIFILIDEHESQQQRQLADGVRRQLDPDGSRRTTIVAFSLDQLRSQLAELTSDDCVICLSEAGGRPLLSSLSDSEFTCLQFLISKISNLLWVTSTNAATPDFPDYSIAQGFFRSIRAEQPDTHIVTLSIQDEAENGPCTEPISQVFQATFDSAAPSKDVEYVVRDGLITTGRAIEDIATNKLVQSLTSPQVQQRAWGDGPALKLSMGKPGTLDSLQFIEDDVHATELGPFEIEIEAKAWGLSSRDLGIALGHLDARNETFGSDCAGIIKRIGHKCDMSIQPGDRVGMMAPGCLQKYPRAHEASVFKLPDALSFEAAVSTIAPGLAACYSVHNVSQLQEDDKVLVHSAAGGAGQIAVRLAQMLGAHVFVTASSAEEKQFLIDTLGIATEHIFDSKSASFPQVVMRATGRCGVDVVLNFSDQDTLNQSFSCLAIGGRCIHVGSINNADDLVLPTKLLTRNVTFSSVDVLSLSPKVIGQLSKIMMKLLDNSKIQLPQPLRAFEVPQIDNAFRELQENERLGRVVITVKPDDVVPQFIKNSRPWNFDEDSTYLVAGGSGGLGRAITKWMVSRGAKHLIVPSRSGATSQAAAQLLSELRSRGVNIVAPKCDVSLRENMANMLQDCARTMPPIKGCINAAMVLQDAIFQTNMTFKQWGLTMRSKVQTSKNLHELLPKDLDFFILLSSLAGVVGQMASANYAAGCSYQDCLASYRVAHGQKALSLDIGWMRNIGIIAESEAYQRQRQTSNDMQPIDAKELLSLLTLCCDPNNPPVLPPQAQGQILFGLRTPADILKEGQQPPALLEQPLLATFSNLVDGKNPAYREIDHIENARDLFQQSSEAKERQQIVIRAIAAKLARAMSISADDVESSKPLSSYGVDSLMAVELRNWINKEFSATVAVFDIIGGVPIASIAEGIEAKSSI, encoded by the exons ATGGTAACTGCTAGCGATATCGCAATTGTTGGATACTCCTTCAAGCTTCCCCAAGACACTAACGATGATGCAAGCTTCTGGGAGGTGCTTCAAGGCCGGCGCAATCTGATGACTGACTGGCCTGAAGGTCGTGTCAAGACAGAGTCGTTCGCTAGTAATAAGCATCAGAAG TGGAATGGAAAGGGAGGTCATTTCATCAACGACGATGTAGCTGCTTTTGATGCTCCCTTTTTCTCCGTTACGGCGAAAGAAGCGGCATCCATGGACCCGATGCAGCGCTGGACACTGGAAACTACCTATCGTGCTTTTGAGAAAG CGGGTATTCCAGCCGAGAGTCTCAAGGGTTCCCGCACTGCTGTGTTCTCTGCCTCTATGCTGGAGGACTACAGTAGAATGGGAGCCATGGACCCGGACTACCTGGAACGAACTGCAGTAACTGGAAGTACTGTTTCCTGTGTCATACCGAACCGCGTCAGTTGGTACTTCGACCTACGCGGGCCGAGTATTCATATCAATACAGCATGCTCTAGTAGCTTGTCGGCTGTTGATATGGCCTGTAAGGTCCTGGATAGTGGCGATGCTACATGT GCCGTTGTAACCGGTGCcaaccttcttctcgatcCGAGCATCTTCCAGGTACTATCTAATCAAGGGTTTCTCTCCCCAGATGGCGTTTGCTACAGCTTTGACCAACGAGCCAACGGCTACGCACGAGGAGAAGGCATCATTGCTCTTATTCTAAAGCCAGTGCATACAGCGATTGAGGACGGGGATACGATTCGAGCTGTGATTCGGTCAATTGGCTCTAACCAGGATGGAAAGACTCCGACTCTTACCCAACCTAGTTCACAGGCTCAGGAGGAGCTGATCCGTCACGTTTATGAGCAAGCAAACCTTGATATTAGCATGACTCGATATGTTGAGGCGCACG GAACCGGAACGCCCGTTGGTGACCCAATCGAGATGAAAGCCATTGGCCGATGTTTTCAAGAGTCCCGTTCATCTTCAGAACCCCTGTTTGT TGGCTCTGTCAAAGCAAATATCGGGCATCTTGAAGGAGCCAGTGCACTTGCAAGCTTGGTCAAATGCACCT TGATCCTTGAAAAGGGTATTATACCTCCCAATGCGCTTTTTGAAAAGATTAATCCAGCCCTGAACGCCGGATTTTACAAAGCTGAA ATACCAAAAGGAAGCATTGAATGGCCTGGCACAGGGATTCGTCGTATATCTATCAATTCTTTTGGATTCGGCGGCTCAAACTCACACATCGTACTTGATGATGCGTTCCACTATATGCAAGATCGAGGCTTGAAGGGGATACACAACACGAACCCTCTTCCAGGGTCTATGCCAAATGGCCGTCCAGTGACGAGCAAAGATCATACAGCCCATACCAAGGGAACCGATGGCACCAAGAGTTCAAAATACAGACCCAGACTGCTCGTATGGAACGCCGCAGATGAGCAAGCATCCAAGCGAACAATCGAAGCCCACCAAAAGTTCTTTGAGGAAAGGATCTCAGGTCACCCCGAGTTGCTGGATCGATTGGCGTACACTCTGGGTGCTAGGCGAAGCAAGATGCTTTGGAGAGCCTTTTCAGTGATTGACAATGGACCGACAAACCAGATTTTGGCACTATCGAAGCCAATTCGAAGCTCTGATGACCTAGGCATGGCATTTGTTTTCACAGGACAAGGAGCGCAGTACATCAACATGGGCTTGGGACTTGAGCAGTACCCCATCTACAATGAGACTTTGACCAAGATCAACGATATTTACACTAGCTTTGGCTGCGCATGGAATTTGTTTG AGGAACTGGGCTGTGGCGAAAACATCGATAAGCCTGAGTACAGCCAGCCGCTATCTACAGCCATCCAGATTGCGTTGTACGAATTGTTAGTCAGCTTTGGTATTACACCCAAGGTTGTCGTTGGTCACTCCTCGGGAGAGATTGCTGCTGC CTATGCTTCAGGAGGGTTGTCCCTGACATCCGCCTGCAAAGCGTCCTACTTCCGTGGTCTTTTGGCCGGCAAGTTACGAGAGGCAAAAGTTTCATCTCCAGGCGCCATGTTGTCCATCAATCTTGCGGCACATGAAGTCCCAGAGTTCCTGGCAAAGACAGGCAACACTTCGGTCAATGTTGCATGCATCAACAGTCCTCTCAGCAGCACGCTCTCGGGCCTCGAGGAAGCCATTGATGCGATCAAGGCTCAAGCTGATCTTGACGGAATCTTTGCGCAGAAGCTGAGGACCGGAGTGGCGTATCATTCACCATCTATGAAAGCCATCGCGGACGAGTATCTTGCCGCTCTCGGCGACCTCAACCCCGAGAAAAAGGATGAAGTCGAAATTCCCATGATATCATCTGTCACAGGTAAATTGATTTCCCATGAGACATCGTCGACTGGACAATACTGGGTTGACAATATGTTGTCTCCCGTTCTATTTGCCCAAGCCTTACAGGCTATGACGAGCAAAGAATCAGCAAAGAAGCTGGGCCTGGGCAATATTACCAACCTCGTCGAGATAGGACCTCACCCTGCCCTACGCAGGCCAGTCAAAGATACTTTGAGTTCACTGGGGAACCCTAAGAAAGAAGTACGCTACGCCTACCCACTCCATCGATCGCATCTAGCCACTCAAACGACACTGGAACTGGTAGGACAACTCTTCTGCCAAGGCTACGATATCTCAATCCCAGCAGTGAATCAGCAGTCCGCCAAGGGGAAATTCTTAGTTGATTGTCCCGAATACCCATTTGACCAAGCACAGAGATACTGGACAGAGTCACGCTTAAGTCGGGATTTCAGGTTGCGCGGCTCAGTCAAAGGAGCAATGCTCGGAGTTCGAGCATCTGATTGGAACCCTCTAGAACCTCGATGGAGGAACTTTTGGAGCATTGAGTCATCGCCATGGATTAGAGATCACAAG ATCAGTGATACCGTGCTATTCCCTGCTTCGGGAATGCTTATCATGGCTATGGAAGCTACTCAACAGATGGTTCCTTCAGGCCAGCCAGTTGCTGGATATTTGATCCACAGAGCTGAGTTTATAAGTCCCATAATCGTGCCAGAAGCTTGGGAGGACCGAGTCGAGACCCAAGTGAGGCTCCGAACTCTTAAGACACAGCAAAATGTCAAATTCGATGTTACCATCTTCACATACTCGCGCGGTGAATGGATCGAGTGTTTCCGCGCTAATACCCAAATTGACTATAAAGAGTCAAGTGAGACAAATGAGAGACGATTTACTCACGAATACTTGCGAGACCAATATCACAGAACAGCCAAGTCATGCTCTTTACCAGTTGACTCGCGTGTCCTCTACCACGGCGCCGAGGATATAGGCCTTCAATATGGAGATTGGTTCCAATTGCTCCGGAATATTCACTGGGATGGTGTGACTTCGGCCGTGGCACTTGTTGATCTGCCTAGATTGAAGTACGACACCACGAGCTTGGTTCATCCCGCAATCCTGGACCAGGCTTTCCATGTTCTTCGGGCTAGTGCAGGTCAACAGCCCGCTGCAAATGTTCCTGTACGGCTGGAGGATGCCTGGTTCTCTGCAGACGGGTGGCAGAAATCTCGGACAAATTCAGTACGCTGGTCTTCTAAGTCGGCGTTGACTGTTTATGGCTATGGAGAACAGGGCTCTATCACCGCTCtcgctgaagatgggactATCTTATGTTCTATTGAGAATGCTGTCACTGCAGCTGTGTCCAGAGAAACTACCGAAAAGGAGAGAAAACTCGTCCACTCAGTCGAGTGGAAGCCACAGTTGGACCAACTGAGCCCCAAGCAACTAACACAGGTGCTCAACGCCAATGCTCCGTCCAAAGACGACAGTGCAGTTCTAGCAAACCATTCAAAACTCTGTCGTGCATTGGAGCTTGTTGCTGCTCGCACCCTGAAACGTATCGACAAGGCCAAAGTCCCTGAAGACCTGCTTCGTCATGTCGAATGGATGGAGCACCATGTCAGCAAACTATCTCGTAAACAGCAACTCGAAGCAGACACCATCATcgacgatgatgttgaagcTCGACTGATGGAAGTCGATTCTGTCCTTCCAGCCTGGAAACTCTACACAACCTGTGCTCGAAAATTACCAGAGATTCTAGCTGGCGAGCTAGATCCACTCCAGGTCGTTTTCGAATCTGACCAGGCCGACATTTTCTATTCGCACCTATTCCAGAACTTGTGTGCAGATGGCCGACTCAACTACCTGCTAGACTTAACTTCCCATCAGAATCCAGCTCTTAGGGTTCTTGAGGTTGGTGCTGGCACAGGTGGTATGACAGGACATGTTATCTCAGCGTTGCAGGAGCGCGAGAAACGCACTGGAGGGCTGAGCTTCTCTGAGTATACATACACGGACATATCTCCCGCCTTCTTCGAGACTGCCAGTCAAAGATGGCCAGATCTTCATTCCCAAGGCCGCATCAGTTTTAAGACACTCGACCTGGCCCGATCCATCGAGAGTCAAGGCTTTGAGCCCCAGTCTTACGACTTGGTCATAGCCGCCAGTGTGTTGCATGCAACTCCATACCTGGAAGCAACTACTCGCAACGTCCAAAAAGCTCTGAAGCCAGGTGGCCGTCTGATACTCCTCGAGGTCATCAATCCGGATGATATTGCTACCAACTTCATGGCTGGACTTGTGCCGGGCTGGTGGGTTGCCCGCGAGGAGTGGAGGCCGCATTCCGCTGCTATACCCGAGAATTTGTGGGATAAGTGTCTACGAGACAATGGCTTTTCGGGGAATGATGTGGTGATTCGAGATTATCCGGATGATGAGTGTCATATCATGAGCGTTATTGTCACCACTGCCGTTACGGAACCGACCGAAGCTGTTGAACAAGCAACGAAGAAGGGCCGCATTTTTATACTCATCGATGAACACGAGTCACAACAGCAGAGACAACTTGCTGATGGTGTGAGACGTCAACTAGATCCTGACGGAAGCCGACGTACGACCATTGTTGCCTTTTCCTTGGACCAACTTCGAAGTCAGCTAGCAGAGTTGACGAGTGATGACTGTGTCATCTGCCTTTCTGAAGCAGGTGGCAGACCGCTTCTTTCATCTTTATCGGACAGCGAGTTTACTTGTCTCCAGTTCTTGATCAGCAAGATCTCCAATCTTCTCTGGGTCACTTCAACCAATGCAGCCACACCCGACTTTCCGGATTATAGTATTGCCCAAGGCTTCTTCCGTTCCATTCGTGCCGAGCAGCCTGATACTCACATCGTCACTTTGTCCATACAAGATGAGGCAGAGAATGGTCCATGCACAGAACCCATCTCTCAAGTGTTCCAGGCTACTTTCGACTCGGCCGCGCCTTCGAAGGATGTTGAGTACGTTGTTCGGGACGGTCTCATTACGACAGGCCGGGCTATAGAAGACATCGCTACGAACAAATTGGTACAATCTCTTACCTCACCCCAGGTACAGCAGAGAGCTTGGGGCGATGGGCCGGCCTTGAAGCTTTCGATGGGAAAACCTGGAACACTTGATTCACTCCAATTCATCGAGGATGACGTCCATGCCACCGAACTTGGCCCatttgagattgagattgaggccAAGGCATGGGGTCTAAGCTCCCGAGATCTTGGCATTGCACTTGGTCATCTTGACGCTCGTAATGAGACGTTTGGTAGCGACTGTGCTGGTATTATCAAGCGAATTGGCCATAAATGCGACATGTCAATACAACCAGGTGATCGTGTTGGTATGATGGCGCCTGGCTGTCTTCAAAAGTATCCTCGTGCACACGAAGCTAGCGTGTTCAAACTACCAGACGCACTATCCTTCGAAGCAGCTGTTTCTACAATTGCTCCTGGATTGGCTGCTTGTTACTCAGTGCACAATGTCTCTCAGCTACAGGAGGACGACAAGGTCTTGGTCCACTCAGCGGCCGGGGGTGCAGGACAGATAGCCGTTAGACTCGCCCAGATGCTTGGCGCTCACGTCTTTGTTACTGCTTCATCAGCCGAGGAGAAGCAGTTCTTGATCGACACGCTTGGCATCGCTACAGAACATATCTTCGATAGTAAGAGCGCATCGTTCCCTCAGGTAGTGATGCGGGCCACCGGACGTTGCGGCGTCGATGTCGTACTCAACTTCTCTGACCAGGATACCTTAAATCAGTCGTTTTCTTGCTTAGCCATTGGCGGGCGGTGCATCCATGTTGGCAGTATCAACAATGCAGACGATCTGGTGCTGCCCACAAAGCTCCTGACTAGAAATGTGACATTCTCGTCCGTTGATGTGTTGAGTCTGAGCCCCAAGGTCATCGGTCAACTATCCAAGATAATGATGAAACTACTAGACAACAGCAAGATTCAGCTGCCACAGCCGTTGCGAGCTTTTGAAGTGCCTCAAATTGACAATGCATTCAGAGAGCTGCAAGAAAACGAAAGGCTGGGACGTGTGGTGATCACGGTGAAGCCTGATGATGTGGTTCCG CAATTTATTAAAAACAGTCGGCCATGGAACTTTGACGAGGACTCAACATATTTGGTGGCTGGAGGATCTGGAGGCCTCGGACGAGCCATTACAAAGTGGATGGTCAGCAGAGGGGCCAAACACCTGATCGTACCCTCTCGATCCGGTGCCACTTCTCAGGCTGCTGCTCAACTGTTATCCGAGCTACGTTCTCGCGGCGTGAATATCGTTGCGCCCAAGTGCGATGTATCGCTCCGGGAGAATATGGCAAACATGTTGCAAGACTGTGCACGCACCATGCCACCCATAAAAGGCTGCATCAACGCCGCAATGGTGCTCCAAGATGCCATCTTCCAGACTAACATGACATTCAAGCAGTGGGGTCTCACCATGCGTTCCAAAGTACAGACATCGAAGAACCTGCATGAACTCTTACCGAAGGATCTtgacttcttcatcctcctctcATCTCttgctggtgttgttggCCAAATGGCCAGCGCCAACTATGCAGCTGGTTGTTCATATCAGGATTGCCTGGCTAGCTATCGTGTAGCACATGGCCAGAAAGCGCTTTCTCTCGATATTGGTTGGATGCGGAATATTGGTATCATTGCTGAGTCAGAAGCATATCAGCGTCAACGACAGACGTCTAATGACATGCAGCCCATCGACGCCAAAGAGCTGCTTTCATTACTAACTCTATGCTGCGACCCAAATAATCCGCCTGTGCTACCGCCTCAAGCCCAAGGCCAAATTCTTTTCGGCCTCCGCACGCCTGCGGATATtctcaaggaaggccagcaACCTCCTGCTCTATTAGAGCAACCGCTTCTCGCCACCTTCTCGAACCTGGTAGACGGGAAAAATCCCGCCTATCGCGAGATTGATCACATTGAGAATGCGAGGGACCTCTTTCAACAGTCTTCAGAAGCTAAAGAGCGGCAGCAAATTGTCATACGAGCTATAGCAGCCAAGCTTGCTCGTGCCATGTCCATCTCAGCTGACGACGTTGAGTCAAGCAAGCCACTATCTTCGTACGGAGTCGACTCACTCATGGCGGTGGAGCTGAGGAATTGGATCAACAAGGAGTTCAGTGCCACAGTTGCTGTTTTTGATATCATCGGCGGGGTACCCATTGCAAGTATTGCGGAAGGAATAGAAGCGAAGAGTTCGATTTAG
- a CDS encoding uncharacterized protein (TransMembrane:4 (o27-47i124-142o217-237i357-379o)), whose protein sequence is MPALDLRPTRKGPLGLDSVPEILRPLIRAYLLGYASAVAPRLLTLVLQHVAKRRRKTATQLSLDLDDSSFFKSVLRIVKTGFNPQRFPTFCAILAGGTTILQEPLKNILEKTAKGLSEAGRLRLARWLATFLAAWFGLRLLHSYKGRAYTETVPPKAGSAPDAEPQTVRFAGRTMDLTLFAVTRALDVVVGDVWARHEARRWVSNKWTKTERFVSRFVDPLVFAASSGLVMWAWFYYPKRLPRSYSKWITSAASVDLRLIKAFRRCHTGEFQYGKETGQAHLLQGMCADYEWPLAWGDPAVVVPIPCQMVHMSSGPSCECHAISRFWRSWKWSMATYLPLTLTLTLRNPSRKALRRAIASSCRSSSFLATFITLFYYGVCLSRTRIGPQLPGGSAG, encoded by the exons ATGCCTGCACTTGATCTACGGCCTACCCGTAAAGGCCCCCTGGGGCTCGATTCTGTCCCCGAGATCCTCCGCCCGTTGATTCGGGCCTATCTTTTGGGCTATGCATCTGCCGTTGCGCCCCGGCTCTTGACGTTAGTGTTACAGCATGTTGCCAAGAGGAGACGAAAGACAGCCACCCAACTCTCTCTGGACCTTGATGATAGCTCGTTCTTCAAGTCTGTATTACGCATAGTGAAGACTGGATTCAATCCACAGCGATTTCCAACTTTCTGTGCTATTTTGGCCGGTGGCACTACTATCTTGCAG GAACCCTTGAAGAATATTCTAGAGAAAACTGCCAAAGGTCTCAGTGAGGCAGGTCGTTTGAG ACTGGCGAGATGGCTAGCTACGTTCCTTGCTGCATGGTTTGGTCTGCGTCTTCTGCACTCCTACAAGGGCCGAGCATACACAGAAACAGTGCCGCCGAAGGCGGGATCGGCCCCTGATGCGGAACCTCAGACTGTCAGGTTCGCTGGCCGAACAATGGATCTAACCCTGTTTGCTGTTACTAGAGCCCtcgatgttgttgttggggATGTTTGGGCAAGGCATGAGGCCCGACGCTGGGTCTCCAACAAGTGGACAAAG ACCGAACGATTCGTTTCCAGATTCGTTGACCCCCTGGTCTTTGCTGCCTCCTCAGGCCTTGTGATGTGGGCTTGGTTCTATTATCCAAAACGGCTTCCACGGAGTTACAGCAAATGGATCACGTCGGCAGCCTCCGTGGATCTACGTCTCATTAAGGCCTTTCGACGTTGTCACACAGGCGAATTTCAGTATGGCAAAGAGACGGGACAGGCACATCTTCTTCAGGGAATGTGCGCTGACTATGAATGGCCCCTTGCCTGGGGAGATCCCGCCGTTGTCGTGCCCATTCCGTGTCAAATGGTTCATATGTCGAGCGGGCCTTCATGTGAGTGCCATGCCATCAGTCGTTTCTGGCGGTCTTGGAAGTGGTCAATGGCCACATACCTACCCTTGACACTCACCCTCACTCTACGTAACCCGTCCCGCAAAGCTTTGCGTCGGGCCATTGCCTCATCTTGCCGTTCATCTAGTTTTCTCGCGACCTTCATCACCCTTTTCTACTATGGCGTCTGTCTTAGTCGCACACGCATCGGACCTCAGCTCCCTGGCGGCAGTGCTGGATAG
- a CDS encoding uncharacterized protein (SECRETED:SignalP(1-16)) yields the protein MRFFIILAAIAGFAIASPRSTQSKANQNISTFQIAYNRSQKVKAANNTLYIGSSKQHACCNQMNAEDAATFFLQDKELFLYSPGNPKQQVIVDSPKCKAHARYSIGSRLDINNKANKGWRIDSNGSLTFNGSSLMTCGGSNLARDIFVYDDNHQPDKSCCNLTTKATNIRHPTRRPERAKKMILKSI from the exons ATGCGCTTTTTTATCATACTGGCCGCCATCGCCGGCTTTGCTATTGCCAGTCCACGTTCGACTCAATCCAAGGCCAATCAAAATATTTCCACCTTTCAGATTGCGTACAATAGGTCGCAAAAAGTCAAGGCTGCCAACAATACCCTATACATAGGGTCTTCCAAACAACACGCTTGCTGTAATCAGATGAATGCTGAAGATGCAGCCACCTTCTTCTTACAAGACAAGGAGCTCTTTCTATACTCGCCTGGAAATCCCAAACAACAGGTAATCGTGGATTCGCCAAAAT GCAAAGCTCATGCGCGATATTCTATTGGTTCACGATTAGatatcaacaacaaggcGAACAAGGGCTGGCGAATAGACAGTAATGGCAGTCTTACCTTCAACGGTTCTAGCCTGATGACATGTGGTGGTTCTAACCTTGCGCGGGACATTTTTGTGTACGACGACAATCATCAGCCAGACAAGTCATGCTGCAACCTCACAACCAAAGCAACGAACATCAGGCACCCCACAA GGCGACCTGAACGGGCAAAAAAGATGATCCTGAAGAGCATATAG